CGGATCATCCAAAGCCCCGAAGTCTGAGTTTCCATAGTGATGTCAGTTACGATCGTATGAAAAAAATTTCTATCCTTGGAATAAATTTCCCAGCCTTGGGCCGCATTCACGGCTCTTATGACCTCAAATCCTTTTTTCTCGAACCAAACTTTTAGGCTGTCCGCATAACGATCATTGTCATCCACGATTAAGACATTCTTGTTCATGGTAATACTCCATTGTTTGCCGCAAATTGATTGTCGGATAACTTTCGATAGATTCCGTTTTGCTCATATAAGGAATTGTGATCTCCTTCTTCCACGATTTTTCCGTTGTCCATCACGACGATCCTCGAAATGTCTTTGATGGTAGAAAGTCTATGGGCAATTACAAATGTAGTACGGTTCGCATACAATCTCCGAAGCGCATCACTGACCAATCTTTCCGATTCGACGTCGAGGGCAGAAGTGGCCTCGTCTAAAATCATAATCTCAGGATCTCGAAGGAGAGCTCTTGCGATCACAAGTCTCTGCCTTTGTCCGCCTGAAAGATTCAATCCGCGAACTCCCAAAATACTATCATACCCGTTATCCATCTTTTTGATGAAGTCGTGCGCGTGCGCAAGTCTAGCCGCACGAATCACGTCCTTACGAGTTGCGCCCGGTTTTCCGTAAGCGATGTTATCCGCTACGGAGCCGTGAAAGAGAAAAATATCCTGAGTTACGATCCCGATTTTTTTACGAAGATCTCCGAGACTGACGTCTCGAATATCGATTCCGTCAAACTCGATCGATCCCGAGGAAGGATCAAAAAACCTTGGTATCAAATCCATCAAAGTGGACTTTCCACAACCGCTAGCGCCGATGAGAGCAATCGTTTCTCCCTTTTTCACTTTAAGATTGATATCTTTTAAAACCGCTGCGCCGGTTCCAGGATAAGCGAAGAATAAATTCTTAAACTCTATGTTATATGCAAGAGGAGTTGCGACAACCTTACTTTCTTTGCTGTGATCTTCGGTTTCAAGATCGATGATCTCGAAAATTCTTTTTCCGGAAGCGATGGATTGAGTGATCTTCCCCACCATTTGAGAAAGCTGAGTCAAAGGTCTAAGTAAAAACAGAAGAGTCAATAAAAAGGCCATGAACTCGCCTTGAGTGAATCTTCCGCTGTATATAAGGCTCGCACCAGCCGCAAAAAAACCTAAAACCACGATCGAAGAAGTCAACTCAACGAGAGAAGGGGAAATTTGAAGATAAAACTGACCTTTAAAATTCCTGCGATAAACGTTTTGATTGATCTTTCCGAATTTTTCCTGCTCGTATTTTTCAGAGTTAAAAACTCGAATCACCTTGATTCCGGAAATCATCTCTTGAATGTTCGCGTTCAGATCCGCCATCTTTTCCTGAAATCTAGCGGTGGATTTGGTGATCTTTCTAGTAAACAAAGTCACAGGAAGAATAATAACCGGAACGGTAAGACAAGCGATTAATAACAACTCTGTATTCAAATATAATAAAACCATTAAGTGTGTGACCACGTAAAAAAAGTTAATTGTTGCATCCCTAAAATTACTCGAAATCACAGCCGCAACGATTTCAACATCGTTGATAATTCTACTCATCATCAAACCGGTTTTTTCCTTAAAGAAATATGTCAAAGGAAGAAGCTGGTTTTTTTCAAAAAGTTCCTGCCGAATGTCGCGTACCGCCTTATAACCCGCGGTCGCGATGCAGAATACGGACAACAGGTACGTTATCAACTTAAGAAGATACAAAGGCATCACTATGATACAAATTGACCAAACGACCTCTTTCGGTTCGAGCCCCTTAGTTCTATTATTAACCCATTCTTTTGCATCGATCAAAAGAAGCTTGGTCCTTTCGAGTCCGTCCAAAGATTCCTTTCCGAACACTTTTTGTTTGAGAAGAATTCTCTGCTCCGGTAAAGTCATTTGCAGTTGAAAGCGAGTTTGTTTGTCGTTTCCCAGAGAATCGAATAAAGGGATGAGCGCGGTGAGAGAAACCGCGTTTAAAACGGCCGTCAATAACGCAAAAACGATCCCCAATGTGAATCGATATTTATAATGTACGGAATAGGACAAAAGCCTGAAAAAAAATTTCATAACCCCTGAACGATTGAGGAAAAATTTCTGATCAAATCCAGCCCAGCGCTAGTCATAATGGATTCCGGATGGAACTGAACGCCGTAAAGATGTTTTTTGGTTCTGTGACGAACTCCCATGATCACCCCATCCGGAGTTTTGGAAGTTATTTCGAGTTCCGGCGGCATACTTTCTGGTTGAATCACAAGAGAATGATAACGAGTTGCAACGAAAGGAGAAGGAATCCCTTTGTAGATGTCTTTCCCGTCGTGTTCGATCAGAGAAATTTTTCCATGCATGATGGAAGGGGCAGACACAATTTTACCGCCGTGAACAAGACCGATCGCCTGATGCCCGAGACAAACTCCAAAGATAGGCAGTTTACCGCCGAGTTCACGAATCACATCCAGACAGACTTTAGAATCCTCGGGGCGACCCGGACCCGGAGAAAGAATGATAGCTTTCGGAGCAAGTTCATTAATATCGCCTAACGTAATTTTGTCGTTTCGATAAACTTCAACTTCGTTTCCGATCTGACAGAAATACTGATAAAGATTATACGTGAAAGAGTCGTAATTATCAATCAGGAGAAACATTATTTCCATTCCCCTTTGAGTCCGTTTCTCGCAAACTCTACCGCCTTTAAGAGAGCCGCCATTTTGTTTTTTGTTTCTTCCAGTTCCAACTCGGCAACCGAATCATACACAACTCCGCCACCCGCCTGTAAGAATGCAGTATCTCCGTAAAACACGATCGTCCGTATGATAATTGCAAGATCGCTTTCTCCGGAAAATGAAATATAACCCAAAGCTCCGGAATAAATCGCTCTTCGAGTCGCCTCTAGTTCATCTATGATTTCCATCGCGCGGATTTTCGGAGCGCCCGAAACAGTTCCTGCGGGAAGAGCCGCACGAATCAAATCATAGACAGTCTTATTTTCGTCGAGTTCCCCTGAACATTGACTTACAATGTGCATAACGTGAGAATATTTCTCGATCACTTTAAAATCGTTCACACGGACGCTTCCCGGTTTACAAACCCTTCCCAAATCGTTACGTCCGAGATCGACGAGCATAACATGCTCCGATATTTCCTTCGGATCGGAAAGAAGATTCTCTTCCAAAAATTTATCTTCGCTTAAGTTTTTACCGCGAGGACGGGTTCCCGCGATCGGACGAAGAAACGTCTGATTGTTCGCGTATTTCACCATAATCTCCGGAGAACTACCTACAATCGTAATTTCGCCTAGTCGGAGATAATACATATAGGGACTCGGATTTACGGTTCTTAGACCGCGATAAATTTGAAACGGGGAAACATCAGGCTTGAATTTCAACTTTCTGGAAGGCACGACTTGAAATATATCCCCCGCCTGGATATATTTCTTGGCTTTTTCCACATTTTCCTTATATTCTTCGTCTGGAATATTCGGATTTAATTGTAGAGCCCCGTTTACAACCTTCGGGTTTTTGATCTCTTCTGGAACAATCCCGTTTCGGATTTCATTTTCGATAGAATTGATTTTATCGATCGTGGAATCGTAACATTCTTTCAAGGAAGAATGTTCTCCGATTCTTGCATTAACCACAATTCTTAAAATATGATCGATATGATCGACCACAAGAAGTTCGTCGTAAATCGCAAAATAACAATCGGGGGCGTTTTCATCTTCCGGTTTTGTATCCGGAATATTTTCATAATAGCGAATCGCCGCAAAAGACACAAATCCTACTGCCCCGCCGGCAAACGAAGGAAGACGATAGTCTTGAACGTAAACTTCGTCTCCGAGAAGATTCTCCAAAAGAACCAAAGGATCGTAGGTAATGATTTCCGTCGAAGGTTCGTTTTTGACGGTGATATAAAAAAGGCCATTCTTTCCCTCAAGGATACGGGAAGGAGTTTTGCCGAGAAAAGAATTTCTTCCCAGCTTTTCACGGCCTTCCACAGATTCCAGAAGAAAGGAATTCTGTGAAGATTCACATCCCCACTTTGCAAATAGAGAAACCGGAGTTTCCATATCCAGAAAAACCTGTTTAAAAACAGGAATCAAATTCCCGCGCTCTGCAAGCGTGGAAA
The nucleotide sequence above comes from Leptospira weilii. Encoded proteins:
- a CDS encoding response regulator, with product MNKNVLIVDDNDRYADSLKVWFEKKGFEVIRAVNAAQGWEIYSKDRNFFHTIVTDITMETQTSGLWMIRKIHKDGYRGNKIIATTGFDFPGVMFFSSFILPYFAGIGWMVPKIPLKEGRVIFLSTYLKSNVSFESVL
- a CDS encoding ABC transporter ATP-binding protein; translated protein: MKFFFRLLSYSVHYKYRFTLGIVFALLTAVLNAVSLTALIPLFDSLGNDKQTRFQLQMTLPEQRILLKQKVFGKESLDGLERTKLLLIDAKEWVNNRTKGLEPKEVVWSICIIVMPLYLLKLITYLLSVFCIATAGYKAVRDIRQELFEKNQLLPLTYFFKEKTGLMMSRIINDVEIVAAVISSNFRDATINFFYVVTHLMVLLYLNTELLLIACLTVPVIILPVTLFTRKITKSTARFQEKMADLNANIQEMISGIKVIRVFNSEKYEQEKFGKINQNVYRRNFKGQFYLQISPSLVELTSSIVVLGFFAAGASLIYSGRFTQGEFMAFLLTLLFLLRPLTQLSQMVGKITQSIASGKRIFEIIDLETEDHSKESKVVATPLAYNIEFKNLFFAYPGTGAAVLKDINLKVKKGETIALIGASGCGKSTLMDLIPRFFDPSSGSIEFDGIDIRDVSLGDLRKKIGIVTQDIFLFHGSVADNIAYGKPGATRKDVIRAARLAHAHDFIKKMDNGYDSILGVRGLNLSGGQRQRLVIARALLRDPEIMILDEATSALDVESERLVSDALRRLYANRTTFVIAHRLSTIKDISRIVVMDNGKIVEEGDHNSLYEQNGIYRKLSDNQFAANNGVLP
- a CDS encoding anthranilate synthase component II gives rise to the protein MFLLIDNYDSFTYNLYQYFCQIGNEVEVYRNDKITLGDINELAPKAIILSPGPGRPEDSKVCLDVIRELGGKLPIFGVCLGHQAIGLVHGGKIVSAPSIMHGKISLIEHDGKDIYKGIPSPFVATRYHSLVIQPESMPPELEITSKTPDGVIMGVRHRTKKHLYGVQFHPESIMTSAGLDLIRNFSSIVQGL
- a CDS encoding anthranilate synthase component I family protein, whose translation is METPVSLFAKWGCESSQNSFLLESVEGREKLGRNSFLGKTPSRILEGKNGLFYITVKNEPSTEIITYDPLVLLENLLGDEVYVQDYRLPSFAGGAVGFVSFAAIRYYENIPDTKPEDENAPDCYFAIYDELLVVDHIDHILRIVVNARIGEHSSLKECYDSTIDKINSIENEIRNGIVPEEIKNPKVVNGALQLNPNIPDEEYKENVEKAKKYIQAGDIFQVVPSRKLKFKPDVSPFQIYRGLRTVNPSPYMYYLRLGEITIVGSSPEIMVKYANNQTFLRPIAGTRPRGKNLSEDKFLEENLLSDPKEISEHVMLVDLGRNDLGRVCKPGSVRVNDFKVIEKYSHVMHIVSQCSGELDENKTVYDLIRAALPAGTVSGAPKIRAMEIIDELEATRRAIYSGALGYISFSGESDLAIIIRTIVFYGDTAFLQAGGGVVYDSVAELELEETKNKMAALLKAVEFARNGLKGEWK